Proteins encoded by one window of Gemmatimonadaceae bacterium:
- a CDS encoding ABC transporter ATP-binding protein, with translation MIRVQDAVVRYPGARVNALDGATFEAPPGRVTAVVGPNGSGKSTVVRALIGQVPLTSGSLQVGHLDAATADRRALARLMAVVTQREEPAFPLPVRDYVMLGRYPHHGAWTALGPGDVAASVAAAARAGAAELMSRRTDELSGGEWQRVRLARALAQGGEVLVLDEPGTFLDVGHEMGAFELLDALAREGRTVLLVSHQLNLVARFAAHIVVLHRGRVVAAGTPSEVMRGEVLEPVYDWPLVVARDPAVGAPVLIPLRKR, from the coding sequence ATGATCCGCGTGCAGGACGCGGTCGTGCGCTATCCCGGCGCGCGGGTGAACGCGCTCGACGGCGCGACGTTCGAGGCGCCGCCCGGACGGGTGACGGCCGTGGTGGGTCCGAACGGCAGCGGCAAGAGCACCGTCGTGCGCGCGCTCATCGGGCAAGTTCCGTTGACGTCGGGCAGCTTGCAGGTCGGCCACCTCGACGCGGCGACCGCCGACCGGCGCGCCCTCGCTCGCCTGATGGCGGTGGTGACCCAGCGTGAAGAACCGGCCTTCCCGCTACCGGTGCGCGACTACGTGATGCTGGGACGTTATCCGCACCACGGCGCCTGGACGGCGCTCGGCCCCGGCGACGTCGCGGCGTCGGTAGCTGCGGCGGCCCGCGCGGGCGCCGCCGAGTTGATGAGTCGCCGCACCGACGAGTTGTCGGGCGGCGAGTGGCAGCGGGTGCGCCTCGCCCGCGCGCTCGCGCAGGGCGGGGAAGTGCTCGTCCTCGACGAACCCGGCACCTTCCTCGACGTCGGCCACGAGATGGGGGCCTTCGAATTGCTCGATGCACTCGCGCGCGAAGGGCGCACGGTCCTGCTCGTCAGCCACCAGCTGAACCTGGTCGCCCGATTCGCGGCGCACATCGTCGTGCTCCACCGCGGCCGGGTGGTCGCCGCCGGTACGCCGTCGGAGGTGATGCGCGGTGAGGTGCTCGAGCCCGTCTACGACTGGCCACTCGTCGTCGCGCGCGACCCCGCCGTCGGCGCCCCCGTGCTCATTCCCCTGCGCAAGCGCTGA
- a CDS encoding bifunctional nuclease family protein yields MIPVKVAKLGLDSVSNAYVVVLQEENGDRVLPIWIGRPEAESIAMQMNGVKRERPLTHDLCHALINGLGATLRRVQVTRLENSTFFAELHLARGGAPVIVDARPSDAIAIALRLDAPIYVAEVLFAGDGESESAPAGRDDDAMSAEELQRHLEHMRPEDFGRFSF; encoded by the coding sequence GTGATCCCGGTGAAGGTGGCCAAGCTCGGCCTCGACAGCGTGTCCAACGCGTATGTCGTGGTGCTGCAGGAGGAGAATGGCGACCGGGTCCTCCCCATCTGGATCGGGCGGCCGGAGGCGGAGTCCATCGCGATGCAGATGAACGGCGTGAAGCGCGAGCGTCCCCTCACGCACGATCTCTGCCACGCCCTCATCAACGGGCTGGGCGCCACGCTGCGCCGCGTCCAGGTGACGCGCCTCGAGAACTCGACGTTCTTCGCGGAACTGCATCTCGCCCGTGGCGGCGCGCCGGTCATCGTCGATGCGCGGCCGAGCGATGCGATTGCCATCGCCCTCCGCCTCGACGCCCCGATCTACGTGGCCGAGGTCCTGTTCGCGGGTGACGGCGAATCCGAGTCCGCGCCGGCGGGGCGCGATGACGACGCCATGTCGGCCGAGGAGCTGCAGCGTCACCTCGAACACATGCGGCCCGAGGACTTCGGCCGCTTCTCGTTCTAG
- the ptsP gene encoding phosphoenolpyruvate--protein phosphotransferase, with product MSITLVGVPASPGIIIGPVHLLRWEVPEVPARTVEPANAEREVTRLHEACDLAIVRLRKVRDRVEQHAGPEEAAIFDVQISICDDADLRASAETLIRQGFSAEKAFDLVLLEWREHFGRSTNALMRERVSDLLDVQIRVLSLLLDLPDRDPVDLPKGSNAILITHDLTPSLTVQFDREAISAIATDAGTGTSHVAILARSLGLPAVVGLRDATAKLTSGMTAVVDGTHGLLVLDPTPERIADYRERARIEQEETRELQQYARAEAVTVDGVRITLRANVDMPDEAAAGANSGAEGVGLMRTEFLVVGRAAMPDEDEQYEAYSRVLRAFAPHPVVIRTYDIGGDKLPVGGFPHEANPFLGWRAIRMCLDEPELFKVQLRALLRAAEHGDLRIMLPLIVSVAEVRQARVLLAEASAELDARGVPHRKDVPLGVMIETPAAVITADALARETAFFSIGTNDLVQYTLAVDRGNIQLVDRFTALHPAVLRLIARTQSEGTRAGIEVSVCGEMASQPLMAFALLGLGIRTLSVAPRSVAAVKHLVRCIRVSAAAEAMAVAVDAGTAQAVEGTLRERLLAELALRGDAADGLLALVDTHILTDKADIH from the coding sequence GTGAGCATCACGCTCGTCGGCGTACCCGCGTCCCCGGGCATCATCATCGGTCCGGTGCACCTCCTCCGCTGGGAGGTACCCGAAGTGCCGGCGCGCACGGTGGAGCCGGCTAACGCCGAGCGGGAAGTGACCCGCCTGCACGAGGCCTGCGACCTCGCCATCGTGCGGCTGCGGAAGGTGCGTGACCGCGTCGAGCAGCACGCCGGCCCCGAGGAGGCGGCCATCTTCGACGTGCAGATCTCCATCTGCGACGATGCCGACCTGCGCGCGAGCGCCGAGACGCTCATTCGCCAGGGCTTCTCGGCGGAGAAGGCCTTCGACCTGGTGCTGCTCGAGTGGCGCGAGCACTTCGGGCGTTCCACCAACGCCCTCATGCGCGAGCGCGTGAGCGACCTGCTCGACGTGCAGATCCGGGTGCTCTCGCTCCTTCTCGACCTCCCCGACCGCGATCCGGTGGATCTCCCCAAGGGGAGCAACGCCATCCTCATCACGCACGACCTGACGCCGTCGCTCACCGTGCAGTTCGACCGCGAGGCGATCAGCGCGATCGCGACCGACGCCGGCACCGGCACGTCGCACGTCGCCATCCTCGCCCGCTCGCTCGGGCTGCCGGCCGTGGTCGGCCTGCGCGACGCGACCGCCAAGCTGACGTCCGGCATGACGGCGGTGGTGGATGGCACGCACGGCCTGCTCGTGCTCGATCCGACGCCGGAACGCATTGCCGACTACCGAGAGCGCGCCCGCATCGAGCAGGAAGAGACGCGCGAACTCCAGCAGTACGCCCGCGCCGAGGCAGTGACCGTCGATGGCGTGCGCATCACGCTGCGGGCCAACGTCGACATGCCCGACGAGGCGGCGGCGGGGGCGAACAGCGGCGCCGAGGGCGTGGGGCTGATGCGCACCGAGTTCCTCGTCGTCGGGCGCGCCGCGATGCCCGACGAGGACGAGCAGTACGAGGCGTACAGCCGCGTCCTGCGCGCCTTCGCGCCGCATCCGGTCGTCATCCGCACCTACGACATCGGCGGCGACAAGCTGCCGGTGGGCGGCTTCCCGCACGAGGCCAATCCGTTCCTCGGCTGGCGCGCCATCCGCATGTGCCTCGACGAGCCGGAGCTGTTCAAGGTGCAGTTGCGCGCGCTGCTGCGGGCGGCGGAGCACGGTGACCTGCGCATCATGCTGCCGCTCATCGTCTCGGTGGCCGAAGTGCGGCAGGCCCGCGTCCTGCTGGCCGAGGCCTCCGCCGAACTCGACGCGCGCGGCGTGCCGCATCGCAAGGACGTGCCCCTCGGCGTGATGATCGAGACGCCGGCCGCCGTCATCACGGCCGACGCCCTCGCCAGGGAAACCGCGTTCTTCTCGATCGGCACCAACGACCTGGTGCAGTACACCCTGGCGGTTGACCGCGGCAACATCCAGCTGGTCGATCGCTTCACGGCGCTGCATCCGGCGGTGCTGCGGCTCATCGCGCGCACGCAGTCCGAAGGGACGCGGGCCGGCATCGAGGTGTCGGTGTGCGGCGAGATGGCCTCGCAGCCGCTGATGGCCTTTGCGCTGCTCGGCCTCGGCATCCGCACGCTGAGTGTCGCGCCCCGGTCGGTCGCGGCGGTCAAGCACCTGGTCCGCTGCATTCGCGTCTCGGCGGCGGCCGAGGCGATGGCCGTGGCGGTCGACGCGGGCACGGCGCAGGCCGTCGAAGGGACGCTGCGTGAGCGCCTGCTGGCGGAACTCGCGTTGCGGGGTGATGCGGCCGACGGGTTGCTCGCCCTTGTCGACACCCATATTCTTACTGACAAAGCGGACATTCACTAG
- a CDS encoding PTS system mannose/fructose/sorbose family transporter subunit IID, with protein MKAASSLPMVTWLRVFVRLFAVQGSYNYEAMIGNGIAFAAEPAFRLLPGGRDGDAYRAAMARHSRYFNAHPYLAALAVGALVRAELDGEDPDRVERFRTACCGPLGAAGDRLVWAGWLPFCSALALLAYGLGATAAGVLLVFVGTYNVGHVSLRAWGLRAGYREGLKVAAALGSPVLRKGPLYVARALAAVAGVALPLVLLRAHRVPVPSFGLALGVAALLGVALARWQARIDGWRVGVALLLLFFIYTVVR; from the coding sequence ATGAAAGCCGCGTCGTCGCTGCCGATGGTCACGTGGCTGCGCGTTTTCGTGCGGCTGTTTGCCGTGCAGGGGAGCTACAACTACGAGGCGATGATCGGCAACGGCATCGCCTTTGCGGCCGAGCCGGCCTTTCGGCTGCTGCCGGGAGGACGCGACGGCGACGCGTATCGCGCCGCAATGGCCCGCCACAGTCGCTACTTCAACGCGCACCCGTATCTCGCGGCCCTGGCGGTCGGCGCGCTCGTGCGCGCCGAGCTGGACGGGGAAGACCCGGATCGCGTCGAGCGCTTCCGCACGGCGTGCTGTGGGCCGCTGGGAGCCGCCGGCGACCGGCTGGTCTGGGCGGGGTGGCTGCCGTTCTGCTCCGCGCTCGCGCTGCTGGCGTATGGCCTCGGGGCCACCGCGGCTGGCGTGCTTCTCGTGTTTGTGGGAACTTACAACGTCGGTCACGTCTCCCTGCGGGCCTGGGGGTTGCGTGCGGGGTACCGAGAGGGGCTCAAGGTCGCTGCGGCGCTCGGGAGCCCCGTGTTGCGCAAGGGGCCTTTGTACGTGGCGCGGGCGCTGGCCGCCGTCGCCGGCGTGGCCCTGCCGCTCGTGCTCCTGCGGGCCCACCGCGTGCCGGTCCCGTCCTTCGGATTGGCGCTGGGTGTCGCGGCCCTGCTGGGCGTTGCCCTCGCCCGGTGGCAGGCTCGCATCGATGGATGGCGGGTCGGCGTGGCCCTCTTGCTGCTATTCTTCATCTACACGGTGGTGCGCTGA
- the metK gene encoding methionine adenosyltransferase has protein sequence MLHRHLFTSESVTEGHPDKVADQISDAVLDALLAHDPRSRVACETMVTTGLATIFGEVTTHAWVDLRALVRETIKDIGYTEAGIGFDADSCAVLNALGTQSHDIAQGVDTGGAGDQGMMFGYACDETEELMPLPIQLAHKLTHALADRRKDGTLAWLRPDGKSQVSVVYEDGRPVEVDTVVISTQHADTVKNKAIHEAVRHDIIEAVIPPELRARRMKVHINPTGRFVVGGPQGDAGLTGRKIIVDTYGGMGRHGGGAFSGKDPSKVDRSAAYAARWVAKNIVAAKLASKCEVQLAYAIGVAKPVSVMVDTFGTAAVPETAIMRAVDAVFDLTPRGIIEALDLRKPIYGPTAAYGHFGRTPAKVERFGKKVSLFNWERTDKVAELRRAARAR, from the coding sequence GTGCTTCATCGCCATCTCTTCACTTCCGAATCCGTCACCGAAGGCCACCCCGACAAGGTGGCCGACCAGATCTCTGACGCGGTGCTTGATGCGCTGCTGGCGCACGACCCCAGGTCGCGGGTTGCGTGCGAGACGATGGTCACCACGGGCCTCGCGACGATCTTCGGCGAGGTGACCACGCACGCCTGGGTCGATCTGCGCGCCCTCGTGCGCGAGACCATCAAGGACATCGGCTACACCGAGGCCGGCATCGGGTTTGACGCCGACTCGTGCGCGGTGCTCAATGCGCTGGGCACGCAGTCGCACGATATCGCGCAGGGCGTGGACACCGGCGGCGCCGGCGACCAGGGGATGATGTTCGGCTACGCCTGCGATGAGACCGAGGAGCTGATGCCGCTCCCCATCCAGCTGGCGCACAAGCTCACGCATGCCCTGGCCGACCGCCGCAAGGATGGCACCCTCGCCTGGCTGCGTCCCGACGGCAAGTCGCAGGTGTCGGTGGTGTACGAGGACGGCCGCCCCGTCGAGGTGGACACGGTGGTCATCTCGACGCAGCACGCCGATACCGTGAAGAACAAGGCGATCCACGAGGCGGTGCGCCACGACATCATCGAAGCGGTCATTCCGCCGGAACTGCGCGCGCGTCGCATGAAGGTGCACATCAACCCGACCGGACGATTTGTCGTCGGCGGCCCGCAGGGCGACGCCGGCCTCACCGGCCGCAAGATCATCGTCGACACCTACGGTGGCATGGGCCGCCACGGCGGCGGCGCCTTCTCGGGCAAGGATCCGTCCAAGGTGGATCGCTCGGCCGCGTACGCCGCGCGCTGGGTGGCCAAGAACATCGTCGCCGCCAAGCTCGCCTCGAAGTGCGAGGTGCAGCTCGCCTACGCCATCGGCGTGGCCAAGCCGGTGTCGGTGATGGTCGACACGTTCGGCACGGCCGCGGTTCCCGAGACGGCGATCATGCGCGCGGTCGACGCGGTCTTCGACCTGACGCCGCGCGGCATCATCGAGGCGCTCGACCTGCGCAAGCCGATCTACGGCCCCACTGCCGCCTACGGGCATTTCGGTCGCACACCGGCCAAGGTGGAGCGCTTCGGCAAGAAGGTGTCGCTCTTCAACTGGGAGCGCACCGACAAGGTCGCTGAACTCCGGCGCGCCGCGCGCGCGCGCTAG
- a CDS encoding PTS sugar transporter subunit IIC codes for MIDPGTLVLLTIVGAVVGLDFVSFPQAMLSRPLVSATLGGFICGDIASGLLVGVLLECFALETMPFGASRYPEWGPASVAAGAMAVVPGNPELAARTLPLAVLAGLCAAMLGGQTLVWLRRFNLSVAGRYRDEVAAGDATALIAVHWTGLVLDFGRAGAVTAIFVTALIPLRNQLQDALHTVSGVDSVAVSAVIAVGVAGAAVWKVVHGAKDYARYVVAGLLVGLLAAVMR; via the coding sequence ATGATCGATCCCGGCACCCTCGTGCTGCTGACGATCGTCGGGGCCGTGGTCGGGCTCGACTTCGTGTCGTTCCCGCAGGCCATGCTCTCGCGACCGCTCGTCTCGGCCACGCTGGGCGGCTTCATCTGCGGCGACATTGCGAGCGGCCTCCTCGTCGGGGTGCTCCTGGAGTGCTTCGCCCTGGAGACGATGCCGTTTGGTGCGTCGCGCTACCCTGAGTGGGGGCCGGCGTCGGTGGCCGCGGGGGCGATGGCGGTCGTTCCCGGCAATCCCGAGCTGGCCGCCCGCACGCTGCCGCTCGCCGTGCTCGCCGGCCTGTGCGCGGCCATGCTCGGCGGCCAGACGCTGGTCTGGCTGCGCCGGTTCAACCTGTCCGTGGCCGGCCGGTACCGTGACGAGGTCGCCGCCGGTGACGCCACGGCCCTGATCGCCGTGCACTGGACGGGACTCGTCCTCGACTTCGGTCGCGCCGGGGCCGTCACGGCCATCTTCGTCACGGCGCTGATTCCCCTGCGCAACCAGTTGCAGGACGCGCTGCACACGGTCAGCGGCGTCGACTCGGTGGCCGTGTCCGCGGTGATCGCCGTCGGCGTGGCGGGAGCCGCGGTGTGGAAGGTGGTGCACGGCGCCAAGGACTACGCGCGCTACGTGGTGGCCGGGCTGCTGGTCGGCCTGCTGGCGGCGGTGATGCGATGA
- a CDS encoding helical backbone metal receptor, which yields MHSVDRRPRFHRLACLTALVVSACAAPADRAAPGRAAIAPLVDDFGDTLRLARAATRVVSLNPVVSEAIFALGAQARLVGRTRWDDSPPGMRQVPDLGDGLQPNVEAVIAARPDLVVLYATDANRAAASAFRRAGVATLALRTDRIADFARIVRALGVALDDSVAARQVSDSVARSIQLVAALPAFQPPVSVFWHAWDAPLITIGAGSYLGELVTIAGARNVFADLPQPSPQVTLESVAARRPDFVLAGPRAAERLRANPRWQAVEAVRAGRVLVVDTALIGRPGVRMGEAARSLRALLDSARRAQP from the coding sequence GTGCATTCGGTCGATCGTCGTCCGCGTTTCCATCGCTTGGCGTGCCTCACCGCGCTGGTGGTGAGTGCCTGCGCCGCTCCGGCCGATCGGGCCGCGCCGGGACGCGCTGCCATCGCACCACTCGTGGATGACTTTGGCGACACGCTGCGGCTCGCCCGCGCCGCCACGCGCGTGGTCTCGCTCAATCCCGTCGTTTCCGAAGCGATCTTCGCTCTCGGGGCGCAGGCGCGGCTCGTGGGCCGCACGCGATGGGACGACTCGCCGCCCGGCATGCGGCAGGTCCCCGACCTGGGTGATGGCCTCCAGCCGAATGTCGAGGCGGTGATCGCGGCGCGCCCCGATCTCGTGGTGCTCTACGCGACGGATGCGAATCGCGCCGCCGCCAGCGCCTTCCGCCGCGCGGGGGTCGCCACGCTTGCGCTGCGCACCGACCGTATCGCCGACTTCGCGCGCATCGTGCGCGCCCTCGGCGTTGCGCTCGACGACTCGGTCGCGGCGCGCCAGGTGTCGGACTCGGTGGCGCGTTCCATCCAGTTGGTGGCCGCGCTGCCGGCGTTTCAGCCGCCTGTTTCGGTCTTCTGGCATGCGTGGGACGCGCCGCTCATCACGATTGGCGCCGGAAGTTACCTCGGCGAGCTCGTCACGATTGCCGGTGCGCGCAACGTATTCGCGGACCTGCCGCAACCGTCGCCGCAGGTGACGCTCGAAAGCGTCGCGGCGCGCCGGCCCGACTTCGTGCTCGCCGGCCCGCGCGCCGCCGAACGGCTGCGCGCGAATCCTCGTTGGCAGGCAGTCGAGGCGGTGCGCGCGGGGCGCGTGCTGGTGGTCGACACGGCGCTCATCGGGCGTCCGGGCGTGCGCATGGGCGAGGCGGCGCGATCATTGCGTGCGCTGCTCGACTCTGCACGGCGCGCGCAGCCATGA
- a CDS encoding iron ABC transporter permease: MTPTRWVLLFIALAAACAGGLAIGPVPLTLVDVARAVAGQGDPQSVAIVRDLRLARVCLAMIAGAGLGMSGAALQGTLRNALAEPYLLGVSGGAAVGAVLAVVAGLTAAVTLPVAAFAGAAVAVALVLLVARAASGRADPRVLLMAGVVVGAFANAAIMILLAGAGEGAVRNALWWMMGSVAGAEWSAVRWLALYAAIAGVTLVAVARDIDLLALGEDAAAGLGVQVARATRRIFLLAALLAAITVAGAGLIGFVGLVVPAMARALGMRRAREVLLASAVLGATLLVAADVVARTVRSPAELPLGAVTALVGVPFFLVRLRRAT; encoded by the coding sequence ATGACCCCCACGCGCTGGGTGCTGCTGTTCATCGCGCTCGCGGCGGCGTGTGCGGGCGGGCTTGCCATCGGACCGGTCCCGCTGACGCTCGTGGATGTGGCGCGTGCGGTCGCCGGACAGGGTGATCCGCAGTCTGTGGCGATCGTCCGCGACCTGCGCCTCGCGCGCGTCTGCCTCGCGATGATCGCCGGTGCCGGGCTCGGCATGAGCGGCGCCGCCCTGCAGGGGACGCTGCGCAACGCGCTCGCCGAGCCGTACCTGCTCGGCGTCTCCGGTGGCGCGGCCGTGGGCGCAGTGCTCGCCGTCGTCGCGGGATTGACCGCCGCCGTGACGCTGCCGGTCGCCGCCTTTGCGGGGGCGGCGGTCGCCGTCGCACTCGTGCTCCTAGTCGCGCGCGCCGCGAGTGGCCGCGCCGACCCGCGTGTCCTGCTGATGGCCGGCGTCGTGGTCGGCGCCTTCGCCAACGCTGCGATCATGATTCTCCTGGCGGGCGCCGGCGAAGGAGCGGTGCGCAACGCCCTCTGGTGGATGATGGGTTCCGTCGCGGGCGCCGAATGGTCGGCCGTGCGCTGGCTCGCGCTCTACGCCGCGATCGCGGGCGTGACGCTCGTCGCCGTCGCGCGCGACATCGACTTGCTCGCGCTGGGCGAGGACGCGGCGGCGGGGCTCGGCGTGCAGGTCGCTCGCGCGACGCGGCGCATCTTCCTGCTCGCGGCGCTGCTGGCCGCCATTACCGTGGCCGGCGCCGGTCTCATCGGGTTCGTGGGGCTCGTCGTGCCCGCGATGGCGCGCGCGCTCGGTATGCGACGCGCGCGCGAGGTGCTTCTTGCCTCCGCCGTGCTCGGCGCCACGCTGCTCGTCGCCGCCGACGTGGTCGCGCGCACGGTGCGGTCGCCGGCCGAACTTCCCCTCGGGGCGGTGACGGCCCTCGTTGGCGTGCCATTCTTCCTCGTGCGACTGCGGAGGGCCACATGA
- a CDS encoding HPr family phosphocarrier protein yields the protein MVERSVEVQNSHGIHARPAAEIVKVAARFRSSITIIRDDLEVNGKSIMGVMMLAAECGATIVIRAIGDDEAAAAEALVAVVNSKFGEA from the coding sequence ATGGTTGAACGCTCGGTCGAGGTGCAGAACAGCCACGGCATCCACGCGCGCCCCGCGGCGGAGATCGTGAAGGTCGCCGCGCGCTTCCGCTCGTCGATCACGATCATCCGCGATGACCTCGAGGTGAACGGCAAGAGCATCATGGGCGTGATGATGCTGGCGGCGGAGTGCGGCGCGACGATCGTGATTCGCGCGATTGGCGATGATGAAGCAGCGGCCGCGGAGGCGCTGGTGGCGGTCGTCAACTCCAAGTTCGGTGAGGCCTGA